One Danio rerio strain Tuebingen ecotype United States chromosome 9, GRCz12tu, whole genome shotgun sequence genomic region harbors:
- the gja5a gene encoding gap junction protein, alpha 5a (The RefSeq protein has 2 substitutions compared to this genomic sequence), whose amino-acid sequence MGDWSLLGNFLEEVQEHSTSVGKVWLTVLFIFRILVLGTAAESSWGDEQSDFMCDTLQPGCTNVCYDRAFPIAHIRYWVLQIVFVSTPSLIYMGHAMHTVRMEEKRKQKEQEEKAEAGKGEKEYLEHKEKFENTKTKIHLKGALLQTYVLSIVIRLVMEVTFIVIQYMMYGIFLDALYPCSMLPCPNPVNCYMSRPTEKNVFIVFMLVVAAVSLLLSVIELYHLGWKQCKKCLRKHADKHANDKIQNVKAVSAIEPIRTSIPMDLPENNQPRLSQTCTPPPDFNQCLRSNQGPTSPPHLHSHHLHHIHQTCQPFTNHLAHQQNSVNMAAERHHHSHDGLEPAVDFLQMHYGSPEARVRSEMTPSTPSTPSSHPGFFRDKRRLSKTSGTSSNRLRPSDLAV is encoded by the coding sequence ATGGGGGACTGGAGTCTCTTGGGTAATTTCCTCGAAGAAGTGCAGGAGCACTCTACGTCGGTTGGGAAGGTGTGGTTAACCGTGCTGTTCATCTTCCGTATCCTGGTGTTAGGCACAGCGGCAGAGTCATCATGGGGCGACGAGCAGTCCGACTTTATGTGTGATACTCTACAACCTGGTTGCACCAATGTCTGTTATGACCGAGCTTTCCCCATTGCTCATATCCGCTACTGGGTGCTGCAGATCGTCTTCGTATCGACACCCTCCCTCATCTACATGGGCCATGCCATGCACACCGTCCGCATGGAGGAGAAGAGAAAACAAAAGGAGCAGGAGGAGAAGGCAGAGGCGGGAAAAGGAGAGAAGGAGTATCTGGAACATAAAGAGAAATTCGAAAATACAAAGACAAAAATCCACCTGAAGGGGGCACTGCTGCAGACATATGTTCTGAGCATTGTGATCCGCCTGGTCATGGAAGTGACCTTCATTGTGATTCAGTACATGATGTACGGGATCTTCCTGGATGCTCTGTATCCATGTTCAATGCTTCCCTGCCCCAACCCTGTGAACTGTTACATGTCCCGTCCAACTGAGAAAAATGTCTTTATTGTGTTCATGCTGGTGGTTGCAGCTGTTTCGCTCCTCCTCAGCGTCATAGAGTTATATCACCTTGGATGGAAACAGTGCAAAAAATGCCTTAGGAAACATGCTGACAAGCATGCCAATGACAAAATTCAAAACGTCAAAGCTGTTTCTGCAATTGAACCGATCAGGACAAGCATTCCAATGGATCTGGCTGAGAACATCCAGCCTCGTCTTTCTCAAACCTGCACTCCACCTCCAGATTTCAACCAGTGCTTAAGATCAAACCAAGGTCCAACATCTCCTCCACATCTTCATTCTCACCATCTTCATCACATCCACCAAACCTGCCAGCCCTTCACCAACCATCTGGCACACCAGCAGAACTCCGTCAACATGGCCGCCGAGCGGCATCACCACAGCCATGATGGCCTGGAGCCAGCCGTGGACTTCCTGCAGATGCATTATGGGAGTCCTGAGGCTCGGGTTCGAAGTGAAATGACACCCAGTACCCCTTCCACACCATCCTCCCATCCAGGGTTCTTCAGAGAC
- the gja5a gene encoding gap junction protein, alpha 5a isoform X1 — protein MGDWSLLGNFLEEVQEHSTSVGKVWLTVLFIFRILVLGTAAESSWGDEQSDFMCDTLQPGCTNVCYDRAFPIAHIRYWVLQIVFVSTPSLIYMGHAMHTVRMEEKRKQKEQEEKAEAGKGEKEYLEHKEKFENTKTKIHLKGALLQTYVLSIVIRLVMEVTFIVIQYMMYGIFLDALYPCSMLPCPNPVNCYMSRPTEKNVFIVFMLVVAAVSLLLSVIELYHLGWKQCKKCLRKHADKHANDKIQNVKAVSAIEPIRTSIPMDLAENIQPRLSQTCTPPPDFNQCLRSNQGPTSPPHLHSHHLHHIHQTCQPFTNHLAHQQNSVNMAAERHHHSHDGLEPAVDFLQMHYGSPEARVRSEMTPSTPSTPSSHPGFFRDKRRLSKTSGTSSNRLRPSDLAV, from the coding sequence ATGGGGGACTGGAGTCTCTTGGGTAATTTCCTCGAAGAAGTGCAGGAGCACTCTACGTCGGTTGGGAAGGTGTGGTTAACCGTGCTGTTCATCTTCCGTATCCTGGTGTTAGGCACAGCGGCAGAGTCATCATGGGGCGACGAGCAGTCCGACTTTATGTGTGATACTCTACAACCTGGTTGCACCAATGTCTGTTATGACCGAGCTTTCCCCATTGCTCATATCCGCTACTGGGTGCTGCAGATCGTCTTCGTATCGACACCCTCCCTCATCTACATGGGCCATGCCATGCACACCGTCCGCATGGAGGAGAAGAGAAAACAAAAGGAGCAGGAGGAGAAGGCAGAGGCGGGAAAAGGAGAGAAGGAGTATCTGGAACATAAAGAGAAATTCGAAAATACAAAGACAAAAATCCACCTGAAGGGGGCACTGCTGCAGACATATGTTCTGAGCATTGTGATCCGCCTGGTCATGGAAGTGACCTTCATTGTGATTCAGTACATGATGTACGGGATCTTCCTGGATGCTCTGTATCCATGTTCAATGCTTCCCTGCCCCAACCCTGTGAACTGTTACATGTCCCGTCCAACTGAGAAAAATGTCTTTATTGTGTTCATGCTGGTGGTTGCAGCTGTTTCGCTCCTCCTCAGCGTCATAGAGTTATATCACCTTGGATGGAAACAGTGCAAAAAATGCCTTAGGAAACATGCTGACAAGCATGCCAATGACAAAATTCAAAACGTCAAAGCTGTTTCTGCAATTGAACCGATCAGGACAAGCATTCCAATGGATCTGGCTGAGAACATCCAGCCTCGTCTTTCTCAAACCTGCACTCCACCTCCAGATTTCAACCAGTGCTTAAGATCAAACCAAGGTCCAACATCTCCTCCACATCTTCATTCTCACCATCTTCATCACATCCACCAAACCTGCCAGCCCTTCACCAACCATCTGGCACACCAGCAGAACTCCGTCAACATGGCCGCCGAGCGGCATCACCACAGCCATGATGGCCTGGAGCCAGCCGTGGACTTCCTGCAGATGCATTATGGGAGTCCTGAGGCTCGGGTTCGAAGTGAAATGACACCCAGTACCCCTTCCACACCATCCTCCCATCCAGGGTTCTTCAGAGAC